A stretch of Usitatibacter palustris DNA encodes these proteins:
- a CDS encoding class I SAM-dependent methyltransferase gives MDLATYAVEAEVERTHWWFAGRRKMLRRLITGLGIARDARILDIGTSTGTNLRMLKEMAFTRYEGLDMSDDAVRWCDSKGLGKVTRGDVCNIPFPDATFDLVLATDIIEHVDDDGRALAEIRRVLKPGASVIITVPAFQFLWGLQDDVAHHKRRYRGGQVDAVIAGAGLQRRASFYFNFILLAPIYAARQVIRLMRIPLRSENEVNGPFVNRLLNWIFGFDVAVAPWLHVPFGVSYLAVAVREPGAETRVD, from the coding sequence ATGGATCTCGCGACCTACGCGGTCGAAGCCGAAGTCGAGCGGACGCACTGGTGGTTCGCCGGTCGCCGCAAGATGCTTCGCCGTTTGATCACCGGCCTGGGCATCGCGCGCGACGCGCGCATCCTCGACATCGGCACGAGCACGGGAACGAACCTGCGGATGCTCAAGGAGATGGCGTTCACCCGCTACGAGGGGCTCGACATGAGCGACGACGCCGTGCGCTGGTGCGACAGCAAGGGCCTGGGCAAGGTGACCCGCGGCGACGTCTGCAACATCCCCTTCCCCGATGCCACGTTCGACCTCGTGCTCGCCACCGACATCATCGAGCACGTCGACGACGACGGCCGCGCGCTGGCGGAGATTCGCCGTGTCCTGAAGCCGGGCGCGTCCGTGATCATCACGGTACCCGCGTTCCAGTTCCTGTGGGGCTTGCAGGACGATGTGGCGCACCACAAGCGGCGCTACCGCGGCGGGCAAGTCGATGCCGTCATTGCCGGTGCGGGGCTGCAGCGTCGCGCATCGTTCTACTTCAACTTCATCCTGCTCGCACCCATCTACGCGGCGCGGCAGGTCATTCGCCTCATGCGCATCCCGCTGCGCAGCGAGAACGAGGTCAACGGCCCGTTCGTCAACCGCCTGCTGAACTGGATCTTCGGGTTCGACGTCGCCGTCGCTCCCTGGCTCCACGTTCCGTTCGGCGTGTCCTACCTCGCGGTGGCCGTTCGCGAGCCCGGGGCGGAGACGAGGGTCGATTGA
- a CDS encoding glycosyltransferase family 2 protein, whose translation MLSITIPIYNEEESIPLLHAALVKVLEGIGKPFEIILVNDGSSDGSEQVLKELADRDPRVKVITFRRNFGQTAAMMAGIDHASGDIIIPMDGDMQNDPADIPKLLAKLDEGYDVVSGWRRDRKDHSIKRNFPSRVANALISWISGVHLHDYGCSLKGYRRDVLKGVKLYGEMHRFIPIYASWEGGKVAEVPVAHHARVHGRSKYGMERVIKVILDLIVVKFLARYSNKPIYVFGGFGIFAIFVAFLAGVWAVYLKLVEGVSFILTPLPLLVVMLSVTGGMSVLMGLLAEIIMRTYYEAQDKPVYQVRSTLNLDKEAR comes from the coding sequence ATGCTATCCATCACGATTCCCATCTATAACGAGGAGGAGAGCATCCCCCTCCTCCACGCCGCACTCGTGAAGGTGCTGGAGGGCATCGGCAAGCCGTTCGAGATCATCCTCGTCAACGACGGCAGCTCCGACGGCAGCGAGCAGGTCCTCAAGGAACTGGCGGACCGGGATCCGCGGGTCAAGGTCATCACGTTCCGGCGCAACTTCGGCCAGACCGCGGCGATGATGGCCGGCATCGACCACGCTTCGGGCGACATCATCATCCCGATGGATGGCGACATGCAGAACGATCCGGCGGATATCCCGAAGCTCCTCGCCAAGCTCGACGAGGGCTACGACGTGGTCTCGGGCTGGCGCAGGGATCGCAAGGACCACTCGATCAAGCGCAACTTTCCGAGCCGCGTGGCCAACGCACTCATCTCCTGGATCTCGGGCGTGCACCTGCACGACTATGGCTGCTCCCTGAAGGGCTACCGCCGCGATGTGCTCAAGGGCGTGAAGCTCTACGGCGAGATGCACCGCTTCATCCCGATCTACGCGTCGTGGGAGGGCGGCAAGGTGGCCGAGGTTCCGGTCGCGCACCACGCCCGAGTGCATGGCCGCTCGAAGTACGGCATGGAGCGGGTCATCAAGGTGATCCTCGATCTCATCGTGGTGAAGTTCCTCGCGCGTTACTCCAACAAGCCCATCTATGTCTTCGGCGGGTTCGGCATCTTCGCGATCTTCGTGGCCTTCCTCGCGGGCGTGTGGGCCGTGTACCTGAAGCTGGTGGAGGGCGTCTCCTTCATCCTGACGCCCCTGCCGCTCCTCGTCGTGATGCTGTCGGTGACCGGTGGCATGAGCGTGCTGATGGGCCTGCTCGCCGAGATCATCATGCGCACGTACTACGAAGCCCAGGACAAGCCCGTCTACCAGGTCCGCAGCACCCTCAACCTCGACAAAGAAGCGCGCTGA
- a CDS encoding EamA family transporter, producing MKIILAFAGMISLAVIANLLMKTGAVMGRDGGGSWLEQVANWRIALGLVSFGLAAMLYVFVLRSLPLNVAQSFAAAQFVAVILASAFILSEPIGTVQWVGIILIASGIAIVGWTQG from the coding sequence ATGAAGATCATCCTCGCCTTCGCCGGCATGATCTCGCTCGCGGTCATCGCGAACCTGCTGATGAAGACGGGTGCCGTGATGGGGCGCGACGGCGGCGGCTCCTGGCTGGAGCAGGTCGCCAACTGGCGCATCGCACTCGGGCTGGTGAGCTTTGGGCTCGCCGCGATGCTCTACGTCTTCGTCCTGCGCTCCTTGCCGCTCAACGTCGCCCAGTCCTTTGCCGCGGCGCAGTTCGTGGCCGTCATCCTCGCCTCCGCTTTCATCCTGTCCGAACCGATCGGCACGGTGCAATGGGTCGGCATCATCCTCATCGCCTCGGGGATCGCCATCGTCGGATGGACCCAGGGCTAG
- a CDS encoding glycosyltransferase, whose translation MSRVLALTTDLPYFPGRNGHDHFNLRHLATHHEVGIVAPCYDWFPKPGVENLEKFLSASFLWPRPASPVTLIANEDIAGELPRFVQRLPATLRRRVLDRLVGVDGRPDDAYEKLAILANCAPQLLAALASGHWDALILVQTNIEPWLDRLPAMGGKLVYFHDVRSDYLGRAVPVAGMAPISIGQVAAIRKQEERVTQRADVVGFVSELDLQRARRMFPMDAVAGVAPIPVDTAYYHPPPPDFQRDPRPIVLFTGHLSHPPNVDAALHFLDEIWPRIRARAPDAVFQTVGMVPAKSLQDRMADTAGVELHANVPDIRPYFWNASAYVVPMRYGGGVRQKLFEAWSMRVPVVCTTMAAEGTGAVSGKHCWLEDTPEAFADRVVSVLQRSDATPLVDAAKVHVEAHNSIASAAPQFEALVQRAVAIKKQAPVKVLYDLRWMEIGKAGGIEQATYELISSIGRLDRRNEYRVYAPRSTCSEWEVPRGFNIRFAYSDMGERGAEALSAYCANQLAEGLGRRPVMTPVMTTLSKYHHLDFDLVHAVAGYIHPDLLGFPSVLTINDLQHLHYPQFFTPTELEERERLYRASANSARHIICISEYTRQDVHRQYGIPLEKMSTVWIIPSRSAWVALPERSRRDLLASLGVTGRYLLFPAHCWPHKNHAKLIEAMELIEAELPADVTLVMTGRPFPAGHPAAARIRDWKQGARRVRHLGFRSPREMQALIQGCTALVFPSLFEGYGMPVAEAIIAGRPVICSNVTSLPEIAGDAAITFDPNDAADIGRRILELVSRPDRERALTDAALRRRSRFSARRITVETLSIYQRVYNELYGD comes from the coding sequence ATGTCGCGCGTCCTGGCCCTGACGACGGATCTGCCGTACTTCCCGGGCAGGAACGGCCACGACCATTTCAACCTCCGCCACCTCGCCACGCATCACGAGGTGGGGATCGTCGCGCCCTGCTACGACTGGTTTCCCAAGCCCGGCGTCGAGAACCTCGAGAAATTCCTCTCCGCCTCCTTCCTGTGGCCGCGCCCGGCGTCTCCCGTCACGCTGATCGCCAACGAAGACATTGCCGGCGAGTTGCCGCGGTTCGTGCAGCGGCTGCCCGCAACGTTGCGCCGCCGCGTGCTCGATCGGCTGGTGGGCGTCGACGGCCGTCCCGATGACGCCTACGAGAAGCTCGCGATCCTCGCCAACTGCGCGCCCCAGTTGCTCGCCGCGCTCGCGAGCGGGCACTGGGACGCCCTCATCCTCGTACAGACGAACATCGAGCCGTGGCTCGACCGCCTGCCGGCGATGGGCGGCAAACTCGTGTACTTCCACGACGTGCGCTCCGACTACCTCGGGCGCGCTGTCCCGGTGGCAGGCATGGCCCCCATCTCCATCGGCCAGGTTGCGGCCATCCGCAAGCAGGAGGAGCGCGTCACGCAGCGCGCCGATGTCGTGGGGTTCGTCTCGGAGCTCGACCTGCAGCGTGCGCGCCGCATGTTCCCGATGGATGCCGTGGCGGGCGTGGCGCCCATCCCGGTCGACACGGCCTACTACCATCCCCCGCCGCCGGACTTCCAGCGCGATCCTCGGCCGATCGTGCTGTTCACCGGACACCTTTCGCACCCGCCGAACGTCGATGCGGCACTGCATTTCCTCGATGAAATCTGGCCGCGCATTCGCGCGCGCGCCCCCGACGCCGTTTTCCAGACCGTCGGCATGGTCCCCGCCAAGTCGCTGCAGGATCGCATGGCCGACACCGCGGGCGTCGAGCTCCATGCCAATGTTCCCGACATCCGCCCCTACTTCTGGAACGCGAGCGCCTACGTGGTGCCGATGCGCTACGGCGGGGGCGTGCGCCAGAAGCTCTTCGAGGCGTGGTCCATGCGCGTCCCCGTGGTGTGCACGACGATGGCCGCAGAGGGGACCGGCGCCGTCAGCGGGAAGCACTGCTGGCTGGAGGACACGCCGGAGGCATTCGCGGACCGCGTGGTGTCGGTCCTGCAAAGGAGCGACGCGACCCCGCTGGTGGACGCCGCAAAGGTTCACGTCGAGGCCCACAACTCCATTGCAAGCGCAGCGCCGCAGTTCGAGGCGCTGGTGCAACGCGCGGTGGCGATCAAGAAGCAGGCGCCGGTCAAGGTGCTGTACGACCTGCGCTGGATGGAAATCGGCAAGGCCGGCGGCATCGAGCAGGCCACCTACGAGCTCATCTCCTCGATCGGCCGCCTCGATCGGCGCAACGAATATCGCGTCTACGCGCCGCGCAGCACCTGCAGCGAGTGGGAAGTGCCGCGAGGCTTCAATATCCGCTTCGCCTATTCCGACATGGGCGAGCGCGGCGCCGAAGCGCTGTCGGCCTACTGCGCCAACCAGCTGGCCGAAGGCCTGGGGCGGCGTCCGGTCATGACGCCGGTGATGACCACCCTTTCCAAGTATCACCATCTCGACTTCGATCTCGTGCACGCAGTCGCGGGCTACATCCACCCGGACCTCCTGGGGTTCCCGAGCGTCCTCACCATCAACGACCTGCAGCACCTCCACTACCCGCAGTTCTTCACGCCGACCGAGCTCGAGGAGCGCGAGCGCCTCTACCGCGCGTCGGCCAACAGCGCGCGCCACATCATCTGCATCTCGGAGTACACGCGCCAGGACGTGCATCGCCAGTACGGCATCCCGCTCGAAAAGATGAGCACCGTGTGGATCATTCCCAGCCGATCGGCCTGGGTCGCGTTGCCCGAGCGTTCACGGCGCGACCTGCTGGCGAGCCTGGGCGTGACCGGCCGCTACCTCCTGTTCCCGGCGCATTGCTGGCCGCACAAGAACCACGCGAAGCTCATCGAGGCCATGGAGCTGATCGAAGCCGAGCTCCCTGCGGATGTGACGCTCGTCATGACCGGGCGGCCGTTTCCCGCCGGCCATCCCGCGGCCGCGCGCATTCGCGACTGGAAGCAGGGGGCCCGACGCGTTCGCCACCTCGGCTTCCGCTCGCCGCGCGAGATGCAGGCGCTCATCCAGGGGTGCACGGCGCTGGTCTTCCCGTCGCTCTTCGAGGGATACGGCATGCCCGTCGCCGAGGCGATCATCGCCGGACGGCCCGTGATCTGCTCCAATGTCACCTCCCTGCCCGAGATCGCGGGCGATGCGGCGATTACGTTCGACCCGAACGACGCGGCCGATATCGGCCGCAGGATCCTGGAGCTCGTGAGCCGTCCCGACCGCGAACGCGCACTGACCGATGCGGCCCTGCGCCGGCGCAGCCGCTTCTCGGCGCGTCGCATCACCGTCGAGACCCTCTCGATCTACCAACGTGTCTACAACGAGCTGTACGGCGACTGA
- a CDS encoding methyltransferase domain-containing protein: MQTPNFEQSGWARVDISAPAQARIAEEFAAAGVAIETLDISDYTSGFSEWRTLAEYGGAYKSYAGDLDYCVLEKALEHYLSVVVAGPKSGMTAVDIGSCQSVVPTILRRVYGVRCLEQDLSYPAGVHGDRVGSSADSIPLADGSVDFMTLHCTFEHFEGHADSGFVAECARLLGPSGRVVILPLYLNATHCNVTGITDPSARAQVTWDPDAEYFCEIPEWQNRFGRHYSVRAVLDRVIAPAWRAGLHVRLVKVVNWSAVDPNLWLRWMLILERAPTAGSLPAAQPNAPHELRALLDEVRGLREAAAAQAARTETLGRRIEDLIARSPKRS, encoded by the coding sequence ATGCAGACACCTAACTTCGAACAATCAGGTTGGGCCCGCGTGGACATCAGCGCACCCGCCCAGGCGCGGATCGCCGAGGAGTTCGCGGCGGCCGGCGTGGCGATCGAAACGCTCGACATCAGCGACTACACCTCGGGATTCAGCGAGTGGCGCACGCTCGCCGAGTACGGGGGCGCCTACAAGAGCTACGCCGGGGACCTCGACTACTGCGTCCTCGAGAAAGCGCTCGAGCACTACCTGAGCGTCGTCGTCGCCGGCCCGAAGTCGGGCATGACCGCCGTCGATATCGGCAGCTGCCAGTCGGTGGTCCCGACGATCCTGCGGCGCGTGTACGGCGTGCGCTGCCTGGAGCAGGACCTCTCCTACCCCGCGGGCGTCCACGGCGACCGCGTCGGGAGCAGCGCGGACAGCATCCCGCTCGCGGACGGGTCGGTGGATTTCATGACGCTGCACTGCACGTTCGAGCATTTCGAGGGCCACGCGGACTCGGGCTTCGTCGCGGAATGCGCGCGCCTGCTCGGCCCTTCGGGCCGCGTGGTGATCCTGCCCCTGTACCTCAACGCCACCCATTGCAACGTCACGGGCATCACCGATCCGTCGGCCCGCGCGCAGGTCACCTGGGACCCCGACGCCGAGTACTTCTGCGAGATTCCCGAGTGGCAGAACCGGTTCGGCCGGCACTATTCCGTTCGCGCCGTGCTCGATCGCGTCATCGCCCCCGCCTGGCGCGCAGGGCTCCATGTGCGCCTCGTCAAGGTGGTGAACTGGAGCGCGGTGGACCCCAATCTCTGGCTGCGCTGGATGCTGATCCTCGAGCGTGCGCCGACGGCCGGCTCGCTGCCGGCGGCACAGCCCAATGCGCCGCACGAGTTGAGGGCCCTGCTCGACGAGGTGCGCGGACTGCGCGAGGCGGCGGCCGCGCAAGCGGCGCGCACCGAAACGCTGGGCCGCCGCATCGAGGACCTGATCGCCCGGAGTCCGAAGCGCTCCTGA
- the asnB gene encoding asparagine synthase (glutamine-hydrolyzing) produces MCGIAGFVGAGGMAELRAMGDAIAHRGPDGEGVLADPARGIHLLHRRLAIIDLAGGDQPMWNEDGSVCVIFNGEIYNHVALRAELIAHGHVFRSDHSDTEVLVHGYEQWGDALPGRLHGMFAFAIYDVPRRKLFFARDRFGKKPLYYACRRGLFAFASELTALRRHPGVAGPVDRVSLQKLFAYGFIPAPRTLYAGVSKLPGGHHMTVLLDAPEEARVERYWQFAIEPTTTIPRDPERVWGEELRHLLSQAVERRLMSDVPLGIFLSGGIDSSAVLAFAAQHQPARDIKTFSIGFHEPSFDESAYARDVARHFGTEHHERILGVDDARALAPKVLARLDEPFADPSIVPTYQLCEFAREKITVALGGDGGDEMFAGYDPFKALAIAGWYERLVPGGLKPGIRKLADLLPVSESNMGLDFRIKRGLRGASYPPALWNPVWLGPIEPAEATDLFEEPVRPEELYREAIDAWEGSAADNNVDRTLEFYTRFYLQDDILAKADRASMMVSLELRSPFLDNDLVEFARKIPHQFKYANGRTKSILKSALRGVVPDAVLERRKKGFGIPLTRWLRTWDENEFRGNVPFLKSGWVDARVKEHRRGERDHRLALWCVLALQRHALDFDQPRN; encoded by the coding sequence ATGTGCGGTATCGCCGGCTTCGTGGGCGCGGGGGGCATGGCCGAGCTTCGCGCGATGGGTGACGCGATCGCCCATCGCGGCCCGGACGGCGAGGGCGTGCTGGCCGATCCCGCCCGCGGCATCCACCTGCTGCATCGCCGGCTCGCGATCATCGATCTCGCCGGCGGCGACCAGCCGATGTGGAACGAGGACGGCAGCGTCTGCGTGATCTTCAACGGCGAGATCTACAACCACGTGGCGTTGCGCGCCGAGCTCATCGCGCACGGCCACGTGTTTCGCTCCGATCACTCCGACACCGAAGTGCTGGTCCACGGCTACGAGCAGTGGGGCGATGCGCTGCCCGGACGTCTCCACGGCATGTTCGCGTTCGCCATCTACGACGTGCCGCGCAGGAAGCTGTTCTTCGCGCGCGATCGCTTCGGCAAGAAACCGCTCTACTACGCGTGCCGCCGCGGCCTGTTCGCGTTCGCTTCCGAGCTGACGGCGCTTCGCCGGCATCCGGGCGTGGCAGGCCCCGTGGATCGGGTCTCCCTCCAGAAGCTCTTCGCCTACGGCTTCATTCCCGCGCCGCGCACGCTGTACGCGGGCGTATCCAAGCTTCCGGGCGGACACCACATGACGGTCCTGCTCGATGCGCCGGAAGAAGCCCGCGTCGAGCGCTACTGGCAGTTCGCGATCGAACCGACCACCACGATCCCCCGCGATCCCGAGCGCGTGTGGGGCGAAGAGCTGCGCCACCTGCTCTCGCAGGCGGTCGAGCGGCGCCTGATGAGCGACGTGCCGCTGGGCATCTTCCTCAGCGGCGGCATCGACTCGAGTGCCGTCCTGGCCTTCGCGGCCCAGCACCAGCCTGCCAGGGACATCAAGACTTTCTCGATCGGCTTCCACGAGCCGAGCTTCGACGAGTCGGCGTACGCGCGGGATGTCGCGCGCCATTTCGGAACCGAGCACCACGAGAGGATCCTCGGCGTGGACGACGCGCGCGCGCTCGCTCCCAAAGTCCTTGCGCGCCTCGACGAGCCGTTCGCCGATCCTTCCATCGTGCCCACGTACCAGTTGTGTGAGTTCGCGCGCGAGAAGATCACGGTGGCGTTGGGCGGCGACGGCGGCGACGAGATGTTCGCGGGATACGACCCTTTCAAGGCGCTCGCGATCGCCGGTTGGTACGAGCGCCTCGTGCCGGGCGGGCTGAAGCCCGGCATTCGCAAGCTCGCCGACCTGCTGCCGGTGTCCGAGAGCAACATGGGACTCGACTTTCGCATCAAGCGCGGCCTTCGCGGCGCGTCCTACCCGCCGGCGCTGTGGAATCCCGTGTGGTTAGGGCCGATCGAACCCGCGGAAGCAACGGACCTCTTCGAGGAACCCGTGCGGCCCGAGGAGCTCTATCGCGAAGCCATCGACGCGTGGGAGGGCAGTGCCGCCGACAACAACGTCGACAGGACGCTCGAGTTCTACACGCGCTTCTACCTGCAGGACGACATCCTCGCGAAGGCCGACCGCGCCTCGATGATGGTTTCCCTCGAGCTGCGCTCGCCCTTCCTCGACAACGACCTCGTCGAGTTCGCCCGGAAGATTCCCCACCAGTTCAAGTACGCCAACGGGCGGACCAAGTCGATCCTCAAATCCGCACTACGCGGCGTGGTGCCCGACGCGGTCCTCGAGCGCCGCAAGAAGGGCTTCGGCATTCCGCTGACGCGCTGGCTGCGGACCTGGGACGAGAACGAATTTCGCGGCAACGTTCCCTTCCTGAAAAGCGGCTGGGTGGACGCGAGGGTGAAGGAACACCGCCGCGGCGAACGCGACCACCGTCTCGCCCTCTGGTGCGTGCTTGCCCTGCAGCGACATGCGCTAGACTTCGACCAACCTCGCAACTGA
- a CDS encoding class I SAM-dependent methyltransferase produces MSLRSEVLETLVCPVTREALTWSDEWVANSSRSHRYRISESGIPLFAEEFCSAEGRIQQHHYDKVAAAYMESLAYPHTLAYTEALDDAFLALMEKGGMGRVAEICCGRGEAFRLLRERVGAGVGVDVSISMLEAARRELGGERIAFVQGDATALPIADGAYDNVVMFGGIHHVNDREKLFSEVFRILKPGGRFYWREPVSDFFLWRLLRAIIYRLSPALDHETERPLLYRETVPVLEKVGFELRRWETYGFLGFCFFMNSDVLVFNRAFRFIPGIRAITRGFARLDELTLKLPGMSRAGLQVLGVAQKPASGTP; encoded by the coding sequence TTGAGCCTGCGTTCCGAAGTCCTCGAGACCCTCGTTTGCCCGGTCACGCGCGAAGCGCTGACCTGGAGCGACGAATGGGTCGCCAATTCGTCCCGGTCGCACCGCTACCGCATCTCCGAGTCCGGGATCCCGCTCTTCGCGGAGGAGTTCTGCTCCGCCGAAGGCCGGATCCAGCAGCATCACTACGACAAGGTGGCGGCTGCCTACATGGAGAGCCTCGCCTACCCGCATACGCTCGCCTATACGGAAGCCCTCGATGACGCGTTCCTCGCGCTCATGGAAAAGGGCGGGATGGGCCGCGTCGCGGAGATCTGCTGCGGACGGGGAGAAGCATTTCGCCTCCTGCGCGAGCGCGTGGGTGCCGGCGTTGGCGTGGACGTATCGATCTCCATGCTGGAGGCCGCGCGGCGCGAGCTCGGCGGCGAGCGCATCGCCTTCGTCCAGGGCGACGCCACCGCGCTTCCGATCGCCGATGGCGCCTACGACAATGTCGTGATGTTCGGCGGCATCCATCACGTCAACGACCGCGAGAAGCTTTTCTCGGAGGTCTTTCGCATCCTCAAGCCGGGCGGGCGCTTCTACTGGCGCGAACCGGTCAGCGATTTCTTCCTCTGGCGCCTGCTGCGCGCGATCATCTACCGGTTGTCGCCGGCGCTCGACCACGAGACCGAGCGGCCGCTGCTGTACCGCGAGACGGTGCCGGTGCTCGAGAAGGTCGGCTTCGAGCTGCGGCGCTGGGAGACCTATGGATTCCTCGGCTTCTGCTTCTTCATGAACAGCGACGTCCTCGTGTTCAATCGCGCGTTCCGCTTCATCCCCGGCATCCGCGCCATCACGCGCGGCTTCGCTCGCCTCGACGAGCTCACGCTGAAGCTGCCGGGCATGTCGCGCGCCGGACTGCAGGTGCTGGGCGTGGCGCAGAAGCCGGCGAGCGGCACGCCATGA
- a CDS encoding glycosyltransferase family 2 protein has protein sequence MKNLPKISLVVPSFNQAQFIAETLQSLVDQDYPNLQVVIQEGGSTDGSIDIARSFAAKYPGLFQLFVEKDSGQADALNRGFARVDGEILGFLNSDDLLFPKVLHRVAAEIDPARERWVVMGRSLFIGDEGARYVGVEHPAEFVSHFEHLAIWKRGYNTIPQPSVFWHRSVWEHCGSFDAREHHVLDYDLFCRISKRFHIHRVDELWSHYRMHDASKSAQRTETEVLDLSIRVSRKYWGSWLSPLRWRCEASHWLHDRHLHERARHHARRAEEAFGAKKPFTAAAEFARTTLCSPVMARDRLLYPFFRNNATRVLRRVLVQPRRFTGQYHDGWIGPVFRQDLEIPVDVSHVHANIAFRPQPGYTWVMVELLCNGQRCDQQTLSGHADLSLTAPVAAHRGKIVSLEIRSSASFCPKLVLGGEDGRDLSLLLGGIVVE, from the coding sequence ATGAAGAACCTCCCCAAGATCTCCCTCGTCGTGCCCTCGTTCAACCAGGCGCAGTTCATCGCCGAGACGCTGCAGAGCCTCGTCGACCAGGACTACCCGAACCTCCAGGTCGTGATCCAGGAAGGCGGCTCCACCGACGGATCGATCGACATCGCGCGCAGCTTCGCCGCGAAATACCCGGGACTGTTCCAGTTGTTCGTCGAGAAGGATTCGGGCCAGGCCGACGCGCTCAACCGGGGCTTCGCGCGAGTCGACGGCGAGATCCTGGGCTTCCTCAACTCCGACGACCTGCTCTTCCCCAAGGTGTTGCACCGCGTCGCCGCCGAGATCGATCCCGCGCGCGAGCGCTGGGTGGTGATGGGACGCAGCCTCTTCATCGGCGACGAAGGCGCGCGCTACGTCGGCGTGGAGCATCCGGCGGAATTCGTGAGCCACTTCGAGCACCTGGCGATCTGGAAGCGCGGCTACAACACCATTCCGCAGCCCTCGGTGTTCTGGCATCGCAGCGTGTGGGAGCATTGCGGCAGTTTCGACGCGCGCGAGCATCACGTGCTCGACTACGACCTCTTCTGCCGCATCAGCAAGCGCTTCCACATCCATCGCGTCGACGAGCTGTGGAGCCACTACCGGATGCACGACGCCTCCAAGTCGGCGCAGCGAACCGAGACCGAGGTGCTCGACCTGTCGATCCGCGTGAGCCGCAAGTACTGGGGCTCGTGGCTCTCCCCGCTGCGCTGGCGCTGCGAGGCTTCGCACTGGCTGCACGATCGCCACCTGCACGAGCGAGCGCGCCACCACGCCCGCAGGGCCGAGGAGGCGTTCGGCGCCAAGAAGCCCTTCACGGCAGCGGCCGAGTTCGCGCGCACCACGCTGTGCTCGCCCGTGATGGCGCGCGACCGCCTGCTCTATCCCTTCTTCCGGAACAACGCCACGCGAGTGCTGCGTCGCGTGCTCGTGCAGCCCCGGCGCTTCACCGGCCAGTATCACGACGGCTGGATCGGGCCCGTCTTCCGCCAGGATCTCGAGATCCCGGTCGATGTCAGCCACGTTCACGCCAATATCGCGTTTCGCCCCCAGCCCGGCTACACGTGGGTCATGGTCGAGCTGTTGTGCAACGGCCAGCGGTGCGACCAGCAGACCCTCTCGGGGCATGCCGACCTCAGCCTGACGGCGCCCGTGGCCGCGCATCGCGGCAAGATTGTTTCGCTGGAGATTCGCTCGAGCGCCTCGTTCTGCCCGAAACTCGTCCTCGGGGGCGAGGATGGCCGGGACCTGTCGCTCCTGCTGGGCGGGATCGTCGTCGAATAA